In Porphyrobacter sp. LM 6, one DNA window encodes the following:
- the eno gene encoding phosphopyruvate hydratase, which yields MTAIIDIHGREILDSRGNPTVEVDVLLDDGSFGRAAVPSGASTGAHEAVELRDGDAARYLGKGVLKAVEAVNTEIRDLLIENFDAEDQRDIDLALIALDDTPNKSRLGANALLGTSLAVAKAAANARGLPLYSYLGGVSAHVLPVPMMNIINGGEHADNPIDIQEFMIMPVGADSIAEAVRWGAEVFHTLKKGLHQKGLATSVGDEGGFAPDLASTRAALDFIMESVTKAGFTPGEDIVLALDCAATEFFKNGRYEISGEGLSLSPDEMADYLAKLTVDYPIRSIEDGMSEDDFAGWAALTAKIGDKVQLVGDDLFVTNPARLKDGIARGLANSLLVKVNQIGTLTETLAAVDMAHRARYTCVMSHRSGETEDATIADLAVATNCGQIKTGSLARSDRLAKYNQLIRIEEELGDSAVYAGRGCFGGRC from the coding sequence ATGACCGCGATCATCGACATCCACGGACGCGAGATTCTCGACAGCCGCGGCAACCCCACGGTCGAAGTCGATGTGCTGCTTGACGACGGCAGCTTCGGCCGCGCGGCGGTGCCTTCGGGCGCATCGACCGGCGCCCACGAGGCAGTGGAGCTGCGTGACGGCGATGCGGCGCGCTATCTCGGTAAGGGCGTTCTGAAGGCGGTCGAAGCGGTCAACACTGAGATCCGCGACCTGCTGATCGAGAACTTCGATGCCGAGGACCAGCGCGATATCGACCTTGCGCTGATCGCGCTCGACGATACGCCCAACAAGTCGCGGCTCGGCGCCAATGCGCTGCTCGGCACCAGCCTTGCCGTGGCCAAGGCTGCGGCGAATGCGCGGGGCTTGCCGCTCTATTCCTATCTCGGCGGAGTTTCAGCGCACGTGCTGCCGGTGCCGATGATGAACATCATCAACGGCGGCGAGCATGCCGACAATCCGATCGACATCCAGGAATTCATGATCATGCCGGTGGGTGCGGACAGCATCGCCGAGGCTGTGCGCTGGGGCGCAGAGGTGTTCCACACGCTCAAGAAGGGCCTGCATCAGAAGGGGCTTGCCACCAGTGTCGGTGATGAAGGCGGCTTTGCCCCCGATCTCGCTAGCACCCGCGCTGCGCTCGACTTCATCATGGAATCGGTCACCAAGGCCGGCTTCACGCCGGGCGAGGACATCGTGCTGGCGCTCGATTGCGCCGCGACCGAATTCTTCAAGAATGGCCGCTACGAGATCTCGGGTGAAGGCCTGAGCCTGTCGCCGGACGAGATGGCCGATTACCTCGCAAAGCTCACCGTCGACTACCCGATCCGCTCGATCGAAGACGGCATGAGCGAGGATGACTTCGCGGGTTGGGCGGCGCTGACCGCCAAGATCGGCGACAAGGTCCAGCTGGTGGGCGATGACCTTTTCGTCACCAATCCGGCGCGGCTCAAGGACGGGATCGCGCGCGGACTTGCCAACTCGCTGCTGGTAAAGGTCAACCAGATCGGCACGCTCACCGAAACGCTCGCCGCCGTCGATATGGCGCACCGCGCGCGTTACACCTGCGTCATGAGCCACCGTTCGGGCGAAACCGAGGATGCGACCATCGCCGATCTCGCGGTTGCCACCAACTGCGGCCAGATCAAGACCGGCTCGCTCGCGCGGTCGGACCGGCTTGCCAAGTACAACCAGCTGATCCGCATCGAGGAAGAGCTGGGTGACAGCGCGGTTTACGCCGGACGCGGCTGCTTCGGCGGGCGTTGCTGA
- a CDS encoding MarR family winged helix-turn-helix transcriptional regulator — protein MGDISGDGLCPSDADAMADPAALLHPLADELLTIAARLRGAAVTPDAADDATRRARTRRAGSGSAHLALARKTYALRRKRAAIFGNPDLFGEPAWDILIDLYIAHAEGKPVSVSSACIGSAAPATTGLRWLGILADEGLLVRENDADDNRRVLVRLTPTGLAAMERFFDAAQDAVS, from the coding sequence ATGGGCGATATCTCTGGCGACGGGCTGTGCCCAAGCGATGCGGACGCAATGGCGGATCCGGCGGCGCTGCTACATCCTCTCGCCGATGAACTGCTGACCATTGCGGCACGTCTGCGCGGCGCCGCCGTAACGCCGGACGCTGCCGATGATGCCACCCGGCGGGCGCGGACGCGGCGTGCCGGAAGCGGGAGCGCTCACCTTGCGCTGGCCCGCAAGACCTACGCTCTCCGGCGCAAGCGCGCTGCGATTTTCGGCAATCCCGACCTGTTCGGCGAGCCAGCGTGGGATATCCTGATCGATCTCTACATCGCCCATGCCGAGGGAAAGCCGGTCTCGGTGTCGAGCGCGTGCATCGGATCCGCGGCTCCCGCCACTACCGGTCTACGCTGGCTCGGCATTCTGGCGGACGAAGGCCTGCTGGTGCGCGAGAACGATGCCGACGACAACCGCCGCGTGCTCGTGCGCCTTACGCCAACGGGTCTCGCGGCGATGGAGCGGTTCTTCGATGCCGCGCAGGATGCCGTCAGCTAG
- the ribH gene encoding 6,7-dimethyl-8-ribityllumazine synthase, producing MARILIVEARFYAHLNDMLIAGARAALEAVGHQVEVLTVPGALEIPGAIALASESDLYDGFVAIGVVIRGETYHFEIVAGESARAIMALTMDGIAIGNGILTVENEAQALVRADPKQKDKGGEAAKAALALMALQARFG from the coding sequence ATGGCCCGTATCCTGATCGTCGAAGCGCGCTTCTACGCCCACCTCAATGACATGCTGATCGCCGGTGCGCGTGCCGCGCTGGAAGCGGTCGGGCATCAGGTGGAAGTCCTGACCGTTCCGGGCGCACTCGAAATCCCGGGCGCAATCGCGCTCGCCTCAGAGAGCGATCTCTACGACGGCTTCGTCGCCATTGGCGTGGTTATCCGTGGCGAGACCTATCACTTCGAGATCGTCGCCGGGGAAAGCGCGCGCGCAATCATGGCGCTGACGATGGATGGAATCGCGATCGGCAATGGCATCCTGACGGTCGAGAACGAAGCCCAGGCGCTGGTCCGCGCCGATCCGAAGCAGAAAGACAAGGGCGGTGAAGCTGCCAAGGCAGCACTCGCTCTGATGGCTTTACAGGCGCGTTTCGGCTGA
- the ribB gene encoding 3,4-dihydroxy-2-butanone-4-phosphate synthase produces the protein MNTSLITRIRDLVTSGTMTRAGLARAAGLHANTLRDCTEDGWNPTAETLTKLETFLEANADRPVLATIEEIIDEARNGRMYILVDDEDRENEGDLIIPAQMATPQAINFMAMYGRGLICLALTKERVDHLGLSPMSRNNQESMQTAFTISIEAKEGVTTGISAADRARTISVAIDAAKGADDLVTPGHVFPLMARDGGTLVRAGHTEAAVDISRLAGLNPSGVICEIMNEDGTMARLDDLVKFARKHDLKIGTIRDLIAYRMRNDHLVERLSERAFTSDYGGQWRMITYRDRVAGSEAYVLQKGHVIPGEPTLARVHPISVFDDVLGAPGPRKRTLQRAMQAIGDHGSGVIVILTGRVGTGEWSRDEELRSIGIGSQILVDLGVSDMVLLSNSRPDLVALEGYGLTITDFHPIPE, from the coding sequence ATGAACACATCACTCATCACACGCATTCGCGATCTCGTCACATCAGGCACCATGACGCGCGCTGGCCTTGCTCGCGCTGCCGGTCTTCACGCCAACACCCTGCGTGATTGCACCGAGGATGGCTGGAACCCCACTGCCGAGACACTCACCAAGCTCGAAACCTTCCTTGAAGCCAATGCCGACCGGCCGGTGCTCGCCACGATCGAAGAGATCATCGACGAGGCGCGCAATGGTCGCATGTACATCCTTGTCGATGACGAAGACCGCGAGAACGAGGGTGATCTCATCATCCCCGCACAGATGGCGACGCCGCAGGCGATCAACTTCATGGCGATGTATGGCCGCGGGCTGATCTGCCTCGCGCTCACCAAGGAGCGGGTCGACCACCTCGGCCTGAGCCCGATGAGTCGCAACAATCAGGAATCGATGCAGACAGCCTTCACGATCTCGATCGAGGCAAAGGAGGGCGTCACCACGGGCATCTCGGCGGCGGACCGCGCACGCACGATCTCGGTCGCGATCGATGCGGCAAAGGGCGCGGACGATCTTGTCACTCCGGGACACGTCTTTCCGCTGATGGCGCGCGATGGCGGCACGCTGGTCCGCGCAGGACATACTGAAGCCGCAGTCGATATCTCGCGGCTGGCCGGTCTCAACCCCTCTGGCGTGATCTGCGAGATCATGAACGAGGACGGGACGATGGCCCGGCTCGATGATCTGGTGAAGTTCGCGCGCAAGCACGACCTCAAGATCGGCACGATCCGCGATCTGATCGCCTACCGGATGCGTAACGACCATCTGGTCGAGCGCCTGTCGGAACGCGCATTCACGTCCGATTACGGCGGGCAGTGGCGCATGATCACCTATCGTGACCGCGTTGCAGGCAGCGAGGCGTATGTGCTCCAGAAGGGCCACGTCATTCCCGGCGAGCCCACCCTCGCCCGCGTCCACCCGATTTCGGTGTTCGACGACGTGCTGGGTGCACCCGGCCCGCGCAAGCGCACGCTCCAGCGGGCGATGCAGGCGATTGGCGATCACGGCTCGGGCGTGATCGTGATCCTCACCGGGCGGGTCGGCACCGGCGAATGGAGCCGCGACGAAGAGCTGCGGAGCATCGGGATCGGCTCGCAGATCCTAGTCGATCTCGGCGTATCGGACATGGTGCTGCTGTCGAACAGCCGCCCCGATCTCGTCGCGCTCGAAGGCTACGGCCTCACCATCACCGACTTCCACCCCATTCCGGAGTAA
- a CDS encoding aromatic ring-hydroxylating oxygenase subunit alpha, which produces MATAFSHAHAPDRSPIAISNFDKQRYVSAEWMERERTRLWATTWLVAGVSADLREPGQFITFDIGAESIIVARGSDGMLRAMHNACTHRGTRLVTEPHGLLKKFVCPYHAWIYGLDGSLESVPGEGRFSNGVPKADLALKPVEVEESLGMVFVRLTPGDLSLADFLAPLAEAIGTYRLDLMDVTNDQSVSHLCNWKAIIDNFAELYHVPFLHPIHRRMFECATAPIGLYAHGHTAVFVEGGVTDSGFPSAEVPSDMQALQLEAFGLDPAEFRGRTDQIRPALQRAKRALAAEQGLSYDGFTDAQLTDVWQFNLFPNVILSVTPESAWLMRSRPDSTNPGCSHFDMLTLVRFHGSQGEQNEEVDGVTRIGTHFRLNGARPADFRRPSRDSFTHEDILAGHKTMTVTIDEDISLLGRVQQGMASSGFERVWLSDEECRVQHYHNTLDACLGV; this is translated from the coding sequence ATGGCAACCGCATTCTCGCACGCCCACGCGCCCGATCGTTCGCCGATCGCAATCAGCAACTTCGACAAGCAGCGTTATGTTTCGGCTGAGTGGATGGAACGGGAACGCACGCGCCTGTGGGCAACGACTTGGCTTGTCGCTGGCGTGAGCGCTGACCTGCGCGAGCCGGGGCAGTTCATTACATTCGACATCGGCGCCGAAAGTATCATTGTTGCGCGGGGCAGCGACGGAATGCTGCGCGCCATGCACAATGCCTGCACGCATCGCGGTACCCGGCTCGTCACCGAACCGCACGGGCTGTTGAAGAAGTTTGTCTGCCCGTACCACGCCTGGATCTACGGCCTCGACGGCAGCTTGGAGAGCGTGCCGGGGGAGGGGCGCTTTTCGAACGGCGTTCCCAAGGCCGATCTGGCTCTGAAACCGGTCGAGGTGGAGGAATCGCTCGGCATGGTCTTCGTTCGCCTGACCCCGGGGGATCTGTCGCTGGCTGATTTTCTCGCCCCGCTGGCCGAGGCGATCGGCACCTACCGGCTCGATTTGATGGATGTGACGAATGACCAGTCCGTCTCGCACCTGTGCAACTGGAAGGCGATTATCGACAATTTCGCCGAACTCTACCACGTCCCCTTCCTGCATCCGATCCACCGCCGGATGTTCGAATGTGCGACCGCGCCAATCGGGCTCTACGCGCATGGCCACACGGCCGTGTTCGTCGAGGGCGGGGTGACGGATTCAGGCTTTCCTTCGGCAGAGGTGCCGAGCGACATGCAAGCCTTGCAGCTTGAGGCTTTCGGGCTCGATCCGGCGGAATTCCGCGGCCGGACCGACCAGATCAGGCCCGCACTGCAACGCGCCAAGCGTGCTCTCGCGGCGGAGCAGGGCCTTTCCTATGACGGCTTCACCGATGCGCAGCTTACCGATGTGTGGCAGTTCAACCTATTCCCCAACGTGATACTCTCGGTCACGCCGGAAAGTGCATGGTTGATGCGTTCGCGCCCGGATTCCACCAATCCGGGGTGCAGCCATTTCGACATGCTGACGCTGGTGCGTTTCCACGGCTCGCAGGGCGAGCAGAATGAGGAGGTGGATGGGGTCACCCGTATCGGCACCCACTTTCGCCTCAATGGCGCGCGGCCTGCCGATTTCCGCCGGCCATCGCGCGACAGTTTTACCCACGAAGACATCCTCGCCGGGCACAAGACCATGACGGTCACGATCGACGAGGACATTTCGCTGCTCGGCCGCGTGCAGCAAGGCATGGCCTCAAGCGGGTTCGAGCGGGTGTGGCTGAGCGACGAGGAATGCCGCGTTCAGCACTACCACAACACGCTCGACGCGTGCCTGGGAGTCTGA
- the rodA gene encoding rod shape-determining protein RodA, translating to MLIPLVLLTAFGGLVLYSAGGGSMQPFAMSHFIRFLVFSVMTAIIASMPREAVRVLTYPAYTIVLLLLLAVEIVGQVGGGSQRWLEAGPIRIQPSELMKPAVVLAMARFYETLPSGLIGSWRSVVPSGMLILLPIALVLLQPDLGTSVAIAFGGVVVMFLAGLPLWWFLLAGGAGVAALPLIYFFALHDYQRARVTTFLDPENDPLGAGYHIAQSKIAIGSGGIFGKGFNNGTQSHLNYLPEPHTDFVFATMAEEWGLVGGLFVLAMYTMILRWGWKVASESQDRFCALLAAGATATIFFYIAINLLMVMGMAPAKGIPLPWMSHGGSSMMTNMICIGLLLMVNRWNRLAPRRGLAA from the coding sequence ATGCTAATCCCGTTGGTGCTGCTGACGGCGTTCGGCGGACTCGTGCTCTATTCGGCAGGCGGCGGGTCGATGCAGCCCTTCGCCATGTCGCACTTCATCCGCTTCCTCGTCTTCTCGGTAATGACCGCCATCATAGCCTCAATGCCACGCGAAGCAGTGCGGGTGCTGACCTACCCGGCCTATACGATCGTACTGCTTCTGCTGCTCGCCGTGGAGATTGTCGGCCAGGTTGGCGGCGGAAGCCAGCGCTGGCTGGAAGCGGGGCCGATCCGTATCCAGCCTTCCGAACTAATGAAACCGGCCGTGGTGCTGGCAATGGCGCGCTTCTACGAAACCCTTCCTTCGGGGCTGATCGGCTCCTGGCGTTCGGTCGTGCCGTCGGGCATGTTGATCCTGCTGCCGATCGCACTGGTACTGCTGCAACCCGACCTCGGTACATCGGTGGCGATTGCCTTTGGCGGGGTAGTGGTGATGTTCCTCGCCGGTCTGCCTTTGTGGTGGTTCCTGCTGGCAGGCGGCGCTGGGGTGGCGGCACTACCGCTCATCTATTTCTTCGCCCTCCACGACTACCAGCGCGCGCGTGTGACGACCTTCCTCGATCCCGAGAACGATCCGCTCGGCGCAGGCTATCACATCGCCCAGTCCAAGATCGCAATCGGATCGGGCGGTATCTTCGGCAAAGGGTTCAACAACGGCACCCAGAGCCACCTCAATTACCTGCCCGAACCGCATACCGATTTTGTCTTCGCAACAATGGCCGAGGAATGGGGTCTGGTTGGCGGGCTGTTCGTGCTCGCAATGTACACCATGATCCTGCGCTGGGGCTGGAAGGTCGCCAGCGAATCCCAGGACCGGTTCTGCGCGCTGCTCGCCGCCGGGGCGACGGCGACGATATTCTTCTATATCGCAATCAACCTTCTCATGGTTATGGGGATGGCCCCCGCCAAGGGCATCCCGCTGCCGTGGATGAGCCATGGCGGATCATCCATGATGACCAACATGATCTGCATCGGGCTGTTGCTGATGGTGAACCGCTGGAACCGTCTGGCCCCGCGACGGGGTTTGGCCGCGTAA
- the mrdA gene encoding penicillin-binding protein 2, producing MKFPWLRDGPQRPARMVNASILRATFERRGMLIAGVQGGIGVLLALRLGYLAVAENEKYRLESESNRVNLTLIPPRRGWILDRNGAPLASNRADFRVDLIPERLKDADGTIDRLGELLSLDAARIADIKDKVSQARGFQPVEVDSGLSYDQFAALSVRLPDLPGVVPQRGFSRLYPTASSVGHLIGYVGPASAEEYEKDPNPLLITPGYKIGKDGLEKQFEKELRGVPGARRVEVTASGRIVRDLETREDVQGQPIRLTIDGPLQDYAARRIGLESGSVVVMDCRSGDLLCMASMPSFDPNSFSDGIGSVEYGMLRDDERVPLRNKVLKGLYPPGSTVKPMVSMALMQAGVDPSETVFCGGGLRVGNRVFGCWNRRGHGAVDMAKGIYQSCDVYFYAMAQRVGMDPIASMARRCGMGQEFPLPVTSQFYGTVPDAAWKLKKWGREWQTFDTVNATIGQGYMLSNPLQLAVMASRLATGHHVMPRLTLDTKPKGFDNIDFPSEQVDYVRKAMSDVVNGPGTAGRARLPIEGVQMAGKTGTAQVVSLSISNGKSGPWKYRDHGLFIFFAPYDNPRYAGAVVIEHGGGSGAAYPIARDVMTFLFDPAKGMEALTALEAQWGGTAQQRLEARYAAYAAARGAEVRRVPRRDEDIFDRVEAEARVAATQTDAIADDVIAPRPEANPSAVVPVTVDQATSASAAPATPAAAPGSATPAPASPPEVQP from the coding sequence ATGAAGTTCCCGTGGCTGCGGGACGGACCGCAACGCCCTGCGCGAATGGTCAACGCCTCGATCCTGCGGGCGACGTTCGAGCGTCGGGGTATGCTGATCGCCGGTGTACAAGGCGGGATCGGCGTGTTGCTCGCGCTGCGGCTTGGCTATCTCGCTGTAGCCGAAAACGAGAAATACCGCCTCGAGTCCGAAAGCAACCGCGTCAACCTGACGCTGATCCCGCCGCGCCGCGGATGGATCCTCGATCGCAACGGCGCGCCGCTCGCCTCAAACCGTGCCGATTTCCGCGTCGACCTGATCCCCGAGCGCCTGAAAGATGCCGACGGAACGATCGACCGCCTCGGCGAGCTGCTGTCGCTCGATGCAGCGCGCATCGCCGACATTAAGGACAAGGTCAGTCAGGCGCGCGGATTTCAACCAGTCGAAGTCGATAGCGGCCTCAGTTACGACCAGTTCGCCGCACTCAGCGTGCGCCTGCCCGACCTGCCCGGCGTTGTCCCGCAACGTGGCTTTTCGCGGCTCTATCCGACTGCATCCAGCGTCGGCCATTTGATCGGCTATGTCGGCCCCGCTTCGGCAGAGGAGTACGAAAAAGACCCCAACCCGCTGCTGATCACCCCCGGCTACAAGATCGGCAAGGACGGGTTGGAAAAGCAGTTCGAAAAGGAACTGCGCGGCGTTCCGGGTGCGCGCCGGGTGGAAGTGACCGCCAGCGGCCGGATCGTGCGCGATCTCGAGACCCGCGAAGACGTGCAGGGCCAGCCCATCCGCCTCACCATCGATGGGCCTCTACAGGACTATGCTGCGCGCCGCATCGGCCTTGAAAGCGGATCGGTTGTTGTGATGGACTGCCGTTCAGGCGACCTTTTGTGCATGGCCTCGATGCCGAGCTTCGATCCCAACAGCTTTTCCGATGGTATCGGTAGCGTCGAATACGGCATGCTGCGAGACGACGAGCGTGTGCCGCTCCGCAACAAGGTGCTCAAGGGCCTCTACCCACCCGGTTCGACCGTCAAGCCGATGGTTTCGATGGCACTCATGCAAGCGGGTGTCGACCCCAGCGAGACGGTGTTCTGCGGCGGCGGCCTCAGGGTCGGCAACCGCGTCTTCGGGTGCTGGAACCGCCGCGGCCACGGCGCAGTCGATATGGCCAAGGGGATCTACCAGAGCTGCGACGTCTACTTTTACGCCATGGCCCAGCGGGTCGGGATGGATCCGATCGCATCCATGGCGCGCCGCTGCGGCATGGGGCAAGAGTTCCCCCTCCCTGTGACGAGCCAGTTCTATGGCACAGTGCCGGACGCGGCTTGGAAGCTGAAAAAGTGGGGCCGCGAGTGGCAAACCTTCGATACGGTCAACGCGACCATTGGTCAGGGTTATATGCTCTCCAATCCGCTGCAGTTGGCAGTGATGGCTTCACGACTGGCGACCGGGCACCACGTGATGCCAAGGCTGACGCTCGACACCAAGCCCAAGGGTTTCGACAATATCGATTTTCCTTCCGAGCAGGTCGATTACGTCCGCAAGGCAATGAGCGATGTGGTCAACGGCCCCGGAACGGCAGGGCGCGCGCGTTTGCCTATCGAGGGCGTGCAGATGGCAGGCAAGACCGGCACCGCGCAGGTCGTCTCGCTCAGCATCTCGAACGGCAAATCGGGGCCGTGGAAGTACCGCGACCACGGCCTGTTCATTTTCTTCGCACCCTATGACAACCCGCGCTACGCGGGCGCGGTGGTGATCGAGCATGGCGGCGGATCGGGCGCAGCCTACCCGATCGCGCGCGACGTGATGACCTTCCTGTTCGATCCGGCCAAGGGCATGGAAGCCCTCACCGCACTGGAAGCACAATGGGGTGGCACCGCGCAACAGCGGCTCGAGGCGCGCTATGCTGCCTATGCAGCCGCACGGGGCGCCGAGGTCCGCCGCGTGCCGCGCCGCGACGAAGACATCTTCGACCGCGTCGAAGCCGAGGCGCGCGTCGCCGCGACGCAGACTGACGCAATCGCCGACGATGTGATCGCCCCGCGTCCCGAAGCCAATCCCTCGGCCGTTGTCCCCGTCACTGTTGACCAAGCCACCAGCGCAAGTGCCGCACCTGCCACGCCAGCTGCGGCGCCGGGGAGCGCCACGCCCGCGCCCGCTTCGCCGCCGGAGGTGCAACCATGA
- a CDS encoding rod shape-determining protein MreD, with translation MERLDPRARSDIYGQRINRAPSAWRVVVVPYLSIMLGSIIPLFLIADVMPLVPPLGFLMLLAWRMVRPGLMPLWIGAPLGAFDDLVSGQPFGSAMLLWSIAMIAIELIETRFPWRGFWQDWFTAGMMAAGYWLVCLLVSGAPVTPELFMVAFPQAVLAVLLYPIIARLVAGLDRFRLSRARRID, from the coding sequence ATGGAGCGGCTCGACCCTCGCGCACGGTCGGACATTTACGGGCAACGGATCAACCGTGCGCCTTCGGCTTGGCGCGTGGTTGTCGTGCCCTATCTGTCGATCATGCTCGGATCGATCATTCCGCTGTTTTTGATCGCCGATGTTATGCCGCTTGTGCCGCCACTCGGCTTTCTGATGCTGCTTGCATGGCGCATGGTCCGGCCCGGTCTGATGCCGCTCTGGATCGGTGCCCCGCTCGGCGCGTTTGACGATCTGGTGAGCGGCCAGCCCTTCGGCAGTGCCATGCTGCTATGGTCGATTGCGATGATCGCAATCGAGCTGATCGAAACCCGCTTTCCCTGGCGCGGGTTCTGGCAGGATTGGTTTACCGCCGGCATGATGGCGGCAGGGTACTGGCTGGTCTGCCTGCTGGTTTCCGGCGCACCGGTAACGCCCGAGCTATTCATGGTTGCGTTCCCGCAGGCGGTGCTCGCCGTATTGCTCTATCCAATCATTGCTCGGCTTGTTGCTGGACTTGACCGCTTTCGACTCTCCCGCGCGCGGAGGATCGACTGA